A DNA window from Shewanella baltica contains the following coding sequences:
- a CDS encoding glucan biosynthesis protein G, whose product MVSLLRCPSSKPYSSLICSLTLGAVVALSGVAYAEETKPAETVPVVTPPKVISQPATKNQVRFTKTGAFDSDTVVKIAKRLAAKPYVALKDPLPAGLAKLSYDEYRDIRFNPTASIWRDQGVPFQMQMFHRGFYFQDLIEIAIVEGQNATHLAYEPKYFTAGEVITQALPNDDIGYSGFRIHNQLNTNGVFDELMVFQGASYFRALGKGNAYGLSSRGLALKTADAEGEEFPIFRAFWVERPYNDSNLIVVHALLDSPSVAGAYTFSVRPGDNTLIDVEATLFPRVELSKVGLAPSTSMFLHSLNGRHDTDDFRPEVHDSDGLLMLNGRGEHLWRPLANPRQLQVSAFSDNSPQGFGLIQRERDYASYQDLEAHYERRPSLWIEPVGNWGQGSVVLTEIPTESEIHDNIVSYWKPRQPIPAGSEFHFAYRMSWGDEPAAKVGAVHVSRSASGRADIAKATPRRLFVVDYQVEGPMTDEMPVAKVEASGGVVTNVVIARNAAKNGYRLAFELEPEDKELIELRAELKFPTPRQVETWLYRWTL is encoded by the coding sequence ATGGTTAGCTTGTTGCGTTGCCCATCGTCCAAACCTTATTCGTCACTCATTTGTTCACTGACGCTAGGCGCTGTTGTCGCCCTGTCTGGTGTCGCGTACGCTGAAGAGACAAAACCCGCCGAGACAGTTCCTGTGGTAACTCCGCCGAAAGTGATTTCTCAGCCCGCTACAAAAAATCAAGTGAGATTCACTAAAACAGGCGCTTTCGATAGCGATACTGTGGTGAAGATTGCAAAACGTTTGGCAGCGAAACCGTATGTGGCCCTTAAAGACCCGTTACCCGCTGGCCTGGCTAAATTGTCATACGATGAATACCGTGATATTCGTTTTAACCCGACTGCGTCTATTTGGCGTGATCAGGGCGTGCCTTTTCAAATGCAAATGTTCCACCGTGGCTTCTATTTCCAAGATCTGATCGAGATTGCGATTGTGGAAGGTCAAAACGCAACGCACTTAGCCTACGAGCCTAAGTATTTCACCGCGGGTGAAGTGATTACCCAAGCGTTACCCAATGACGACATTGGCTACTCAGGTTTTCGCATTCATAACCAACTGAATACTAACGGTGTGTTTGACGAACTTATGGTGTTCCAAGGTGCGAGTTATTTCCGCGCTTTAGGTAAAGGTAACGCCTATGGTTTATCTTCACGTGGTTTAGCGTTAAAAACCGCCGATGCCGAAGGGGAAGAATTCCCAATATTTCGCGCTTTTTGGGTTGAACGTCCATACAATGACAGCAACTTGATTGTTGTGCATGCCTTGCTAGATAGCCCAAGTGTGGCGGGTGCTTATACTTTCTCTGTCCGTCCTGGTGATAACACTTTGATTGACGTTGAAGCGACGCTGTTTCCGCGAGTTGAGCTGAGCAAAGTTGGTTTAGCACCCAGCACGAGCATGTTCCTGCATTCACTCAATGGTCGTCACGATACCGATGACTTTAGACCTGAAGTACATGATTCAGACGGTTTATTGATGTTAAACGGCCGTGGTGAGCATTTATGGCGTCCATTGGCTAATCCACGTCAATTACAAGTCAGTGCGTTTTCTGACAACTCGCCACAGGGTTTTGGTTTGATCCAACGTGAGCGTGATTATGCGTCTTACCAAGATTTAGAAGCACATTATGAACGTCGTCCAAGCCTGTGGATTGAGCCTGTGGGCAACTGGGGCCAAGGTTCTGTGGTGTTGACTGAAATTCCGACTGAGTCTGAAATTCATGACAACATCGTTAGCTACTGGAAACCTCGTCAGCCTATTCCTGCGGGCAGTGAATTCCATTTTGCCTATCGCATGAGCTGGGGTGATGAACCCGCGGCTAAAGTCGGTGCTGTACATGTGTCTCGCTCTGCCAGTGGCCGTGCCGATATCGCTAAAGCAACACCAAGACGTTTATTTGTGGTCGACTATCAAGTTGAAGGTCCGATGACAGATGAAATGCCAGTTGCTAAAGTAGAAGCGTCTGGTGGTGTGGTCACCAATGTGGTGATTGCCCGTAATGCAGCCAAAAATGGCTATCGCTTAGCTTTTGAATTAGAGCCAGAAGATAAAGAACTTATCGAACTGCGCGCTGAACTCAAGTTCCCAACTCCTCGTCAGGTTGAAACCTGGCTCTATCGCTGGACGCTGTAA
- a CDS encoding ATP-binding protein, with the protein MIRLKGLDVYSLRLVLTLLILSGISVSVAVSSWLSTRDSKHQIEELFDAQMLQTAKMLELFYHTEPGATPQSTARPQVLHVPDSQISSFAEKADALKLAYEHKLAFQIWSEAGEALVLSDNIGHQPITRFVQGYHKKVFEGELWHVFSFFSVKNHVWIVTAQQDEVRQELVSQIMHNAVIVPLIVVPLTLLIVSLLFYLLFRPLKTFERELIGRAPNDLTPLTMSLPKELVPVRRALNLYINSIARFIARERRFSADAAHELKTPLSVIKLHQHGLESLIDDDPQQKFHLAAIDAGVVHMSHTVEQLLVLARVDSINELNVSSHAILPMVEDALNQLMPQITDYEWNIDIAPQLTVTCDRFYLLLVLKNIIENACKYSPQESEISVSAHSQGDEISICIADRGQGMTEEQIANATERFYRVNENEGIGAGLGLSICHHIIELHQGRLVIAPREQGGLSVTLFLPQ; encoded by the coding sequence GTGATTCGATTAAAGGGGCTGGATGTGTATTCACTGCGTTTGGTACTGACATTATTGATTTTGTCAGGTATTTCAGTGTCCGTTGCTGTCTCTAGCTGGTTGAGTACTCGGGATTCTAAGCATCAAATTGAAGAACTCTTCGATGCGCAAATGCTGCAAACCGCAAAAATGCTGGAGCTGTTTTATCACACTGAGCCCGGTGCGACGCCCCAGAGTACCGCAAGACCGCAAGTGCTCCATGTTCCCGATAGCCAGATCAGTTCCTTTGCCGAAAAAGCCGATGCCCTGAAACTCGCCTATGAGCATAAATTGGCGTTTCAAATTTGGAGTGAAGCGGGCGAAGCCTTAGTGCTGTCGGACAATATTGGCCATCAACCTATCACCCGATTCGTGCAGGGTTATCACAAGAAAGTGTTCGAAGGTGAACTCTGGCATGTGTTCAGTTTTTTCTCGGTCAAAAATCATGTTTGGATTGTCACCGCCCAGCAGGATGAAGTGCGCCAAGAGCTCGTATCACAAATCATGCACAACGCGGTTATCGTGCCCTTGATTGTAGTGCCTTTGACACTACTTATCGTTAGCCTATTGTTTTATCTATTGTTCCGGCCGTTAAAAACCTTTGAAAGGGAGCTGATTGGGCGGGCGCCGAACGATCTCACGCCGCTGACTATGTCACTACCGAAAGAACTCGTACCCGTTCGCCGTGCATTAAACTTATATATCAATAGCATAGCTAGATTCATTGCCCGTGAACGCCGTTTTAGCGCCGATGCCGCCCATGAACTTAAAACACCATTATCTGTGATTAAATTACATCAACACGGTTTAGAGAGCCTGATTGACGATGATCCGCAGCAGAAATTTCATCTGGCCGCGATTGATGCCGGCGTGGTGCACATGAGTCATACCGTTGAACAGTTACTCGTGTTAGCGAGGGTGGATTCGATAAATGAGCTCAATGTGTCATCCCACGCTATCTTGCCTATGGTTGAAGATGCGCTTAATCAATTGATGCCACAAATCACCGATTATGAATGGAATATCGATATCGCGCCCCAGCTGACCGTGACTTGCGATCGTTTTTATCTGCTGCTGGTGCTAAAAAATATTATCGAAAATGCCTGCAAATACAGCCCGCAGGAATCAGAAATCTCAGTGTCGGCTCATTCACAGGGTGATGAGATTAGTATCTGTATCGCGGATCGCGGCCAAGGCATGACAGAAGAGCAGATTGCTAATGCCACTGAGCGTTTTTATCGTGTGAATGAAAATGAAGGCATAGGTGCGGGTTTAGGTTTGTCTATCTGCCATCACATCATTGAATTGCACCAAGGCCGTTTAGTGATAGCGCCAAGGGAGCAGGGCGGATTATCTGTGACTCTTTTTCTGCCGCAATAG
- the mdoH gene encoding glucans biosynthesis glucosyltransferase MdoH has translation MTVSENSVLETEVLVGGSAMPNERPGAMEPQNLSKMPEGFPRRSTVANGVRSRASRRFLVVGGALLLSLFAIYEMGAVFSIGGITPLEYLVLALFAVNFCWIALAFCSGIAGFLILLRKPRAKDLQVTELHTRTAILMPTYNESPDRVFSAVSVMAETLSQTGHGHAFDWFILSDTTDPDIALLEEQAFLVLRQETHKHSRVYYRRRRKNVARKAGNVADFCRRWGSRYDHLLVLDADSLMESSTITGLAQRMQADPDAGLIQTIPSLINGTTLMARLQQFAARIYGPVIGTGLGWWVQKEGNFWGHNAIIRTEAFMTAAGLPNLKGKPPFGGHIMSHDFVEAALIRRAGWSVVIAYDLPGSYEECPPSIIDLAVRDRRWCQGNLQHSRILPTKGLHWVSRLHLLTGIMAYLSSPFWLMLILTGLMLALQAHFIRPEYFTDQFSLFPTWPIMDSDRALRLFYITMGVLFGPKVFGVLLLLKDGEFARSVGGRIKAIFSVIFEVILSALIAPIMMFIHCGAVMSILMGRDSGWSPQRRDDGSMPWMTLIYRHRWHMLAGVMLGYAAILDSLTLLAWMSPALIGLWIAVPISAWTGSVKIGEVFKRAGILATPEERNPAQICLQAHEARAAYQKHIAEPWTLAQVLKDPALMELHLAMVDKQPLRAAGTPIEAMEAIVHVKVHEARCQQSALAVLNRQEMAMVLANPLMLRSLQKLPEQFVEEDLVSFC, from the coding sequence ATGACTGTATCCGAAAACTCGGTACTCGAGACGGAAGTCCTCGTGGGTGGTAGTGCTATGCCAAATGAACGGCCTGGCGCTATGGAACCCCAAAATTTAAGTAAGATGCCAGAGGGATTCCCTCGCCGTAGCACAGTGGCGAATGGAGTACGTTCGCGTGCTTCGCGCCGCTTCTTAGTGGTTGGCGGTGCTTTATTACTGTCTTTATTCGCTATTTATGAAATGGGCGCGGTATTTAGTATTGGCGGAATTACGCCACTGGAATATCTCGTGTTGGCGTTATTTGCGGTTAACTTTTGTTGGATCGCCTTAGCGTTTTGTAGTGGTATTGCGGGTTTTTTAATTTTGCTGCGCAAACCGCGGGCAAAAGATCTGCAAGTGACTGAGCTGCATACGCGCACCGCGATCTTAATGCCGACCTATAACGAATCCCCTGATAGGGTATTCTCGGCGGTCTCTGTGATGGCAGAAACCTTGTCGCAAACGGGTCATGGTCATGCTTTTGATTGGTTTATCTTAAGTGATACTACTGATCCTGATATCGCCTTGCTCGAAGAGCAGGCGTTTTTGGTGTTACGTCAAGAAACCCATAAACACTCGCGTGTGTATTACCGTCGTCGTCGTAAAAACGTCGCCCGTAAAGCGGGTAACGTGGCGGATTTCTGCCGCCGTTGGGGTTCGCGCTATGATCACTTGTTAGTGCTTGATGCCGACAGCTTGATGGAGTCTTCAACCATCACAGGTTTGGCCCAGCGTATGCAGGCCGACCCTGATGCGGGCTTGATCCAAACGATTCCGTCGCTGATCAACGGCACCACTTTAATGGCGCGTTTACAGCAATTTGCGGCGCGCATTTATGGCCCCGTTATAGGCACCGGTTTAGGCTGGTGGGTACAAAAAGAAGGTAACTTCTGGGGCCATAACGCCATTATCCGTACCGAAGCTTTTATGACTGCGGCAGGATTACCCAACCTTAAGGGTAAGCCGCCTTTTGGTGGTCATATCATGAGCCATGACTTTGTTGAAGCGGCCTTGATTCGCCGTGCAGGCTGGAGTGTGGTTATTGCCTATGACTTACCCGGTTCATACGAAGAATGTCCACCGTCAATTATCGACTTAGCAGTACGTGATCGCCGCTGGTGCCAAGGTAACTTGCAGCATTCACGTATTTTGCCAACTAAAGGTTTGCACTGGGTGAGCCGTTTGCATTTACTGACGGGTATCATGGCCTACTTATCATCACCTTTCTGGTTGATGTTGATTTTGACCGGTTTGATGTTAGCCCTGCAAGCACACTTTATTCGACCTGAATATTTCACCGATCAATTTTCACTGTTCCCCACTTGGCCCATCATGGACTCGGATAGGGCATTGAGATTGTTCTACATTACTATGGGCGTCTTGTTCGGCCCTAAAGTATTTGGTGTCTTGTTGCTGCTTAAAGACGGCGAGTTTGCTCGCAGTGTTGGCGGCCGGATTAAAGCGATATTCAGTGTGATCTTTGAGGTTATACTCTCAGCGTTGATCGCACCTATCATGATGTTCATCCATTGCGGTGCCGTGATGTCAATTCTGATGGGCCGCGACAGTGGTTGGTCGCCGCAACGTCGTGATGACGGCAGTATGCCTTGGATGACGTTAATTTATCGTCACCGTTGGCATATGCTGGCGGGTGTGATGTTAGGTTATGCTGCTATTTTGGATTCTCTAACCTTGTTGGCTTGGATGAGTCCTGCCTTGATTGGTCTGTGGATTGCCGTGCCTATTTCAGCATGGACGGGTTCTGTCAAAATCGGTGAAGTGTTTAAACGTGCGGGGATTCTTGCGACGCCTGAAGAGCGCAATCCTGCGCAGATTTGCCTGCAAGCACATGAAGCCCGTGCCGCTTACCAAAAACACATCGCTGAGCCTTGGACATTGGCACAGGTCCTTAAAGATCCTGCGTTGATGGAGCTGCATTTGGCTATGGTGGATAAACAGCCATTGCGTGCTGCGGGGACTCCGATTGAAGCGATGGAAGCCATAGTGCATGTGAAAGTGCATGAAGCTCGCTGCCAACAGAGTGCATTAGCAGTACTGAATCGCCAAGAAATGGCGATGGTGTTAGCGAATCCTTTGATGTTACGTAGCCTGCAGAAA